A genomic stretch from Chitinophagaceae bacterium includes:
- a CDS encoding isoprenylcysteine carboxylmethyltransferase family protein, with product MVYNLFNFAALAFLLLYLYRTPSAVFYQTTAFFIAIGTLVSIAGSIIMFFSVKNYDLNAFFGFREETMMPLQIRGLNKYVRHPLYSGTIILALGFCIALPYTKCWLLLALMIIYILIGMQFEEKKLVKCYGDAYRNYQKKVKRLIPYVL from the coding sequence ATCGTTTATAACCTCTTTAATTTTGCCGCACTCGCCTTCCTTCTCCTCTATTTATACAGAACACCATCGGCTGTTTTCTATCAAACAACTGCTTTCTTTATTGCAATTGGCACACTGGTATCAATAGCCGGTTCAATCATTATGTTTTTTTCTGTGAAGAATTATGATCTCAATGCCTTCTTTGGTTTCAGGGAAGAAACAATGATGCCTTTACAAATCAGGGGGCTCAATAAATATGTACGGCATCCGCTTTACAGCGGAACGATTATTCTGGCACTTGGGTTTTGCATTGCACTCCCTTACACCAAATGCTGGTTATTGCTTGCCCTGATGATCATTTACATTTTAATTGGAATGCAGTTTGAAGAAAAAAAGCTGGTGAAATGTTATGGAGATGCATACAGGAATTATCAAAAAAAAGTAAAACGGCTGATACCCTACGTACTTTAA
- a CDS encoding electron transfer flavoprotein subunit beta/FixA family protein has protein sequence MKEFQIVVLAKQVPDTRNIGKDAMKADGTVNRSVLPAIFNPEDLHALEQALLIKDQFPGSTITLLTMGPPRAVEILREGFYRGADDGILLTDRAFAGSDTLATSYAISCAIRKIKNVDIIVCGRQAIDGDTAQVGPQVAEKLGIPQITYAEEIVSLKENTIQVKRRLERGIEIVECVLPVLITVNSSAPRCRPRNAKRLMKYKHATTISNHQESNEDYLATATANTHLTIKEWSVNNIDADPIQLGLGGSPTKVKKVDNIVFQSKESRTLDDFDEDIDGLMNELIEAHIIG, from the coding sequence ATGAAAGAGTTCCAGATTGTTGTGCTTGCCAAACAAGTGCCTGATACAAGGAATATTGGTAAAGATGCCATGAAAGCCGACGGCACCGTTAACAGATCAGTTTTACCCGCCATTTTTAATCCCGAAGATTTGCATGCGCTTGAGCAGGCCTTACTGATCAAAGATCAGTTTCCCGGTTCAACAATTACCCTGCTTACAATGGGTCCGCCACGTGCAGTAGAAATTCTCCGTGAGGGTTTTTATCGTGGTGCTGATGATGGCATCCTGCTTACCGATAGAGCTTTTGCCGGTTCGGATACATTAGCAACATCGTATGCCATTTCCTGCGCCATCCGTAAAATAAAGAATGTAGATATTATTGTTTGCGGTCGCCAGGCGATTGATGGCGACACGGCGCAGGTTGGTCCGCAGGTTGCAGAAAAATTAGGTATTCCGCAAATCACTTATGCAGAAGAAATCGTGTCGCTGAAAGAAAATACAATTCAGGTGAAACGCAGACTTGAAAGAGGAATAGAAATTGTTGAATGTGTATTGCCGGTACTCATTACCGTAAACAGCTCTGCTCCACGTTGCCGTCCGAGAAATGCAAAACGGTTGATGAAATATAAACATGCAACCACAATCAGCAACCACCAGGAAAGCAATGAAGATTACCTGGCTACAGCAACAGCAAATACGCATCTTACCATCAAAGAATGGAGTGTAAATAATATTGACGCAGACCCTATACAGCTTGGCCTTGGGGGTTCTCCAACAAAAGTAAAAAAGGTGGATAATATCGTTTTTCAATCAAAAGAATCCAGAACACTCGATGACTTTGATGAAGATATTGACGGGTTAATGAATGAACTGATTGAAGCACATATTATTGGTTAG
- a CDS encoding electron transfer flavoprotein subunit alpha/FixB family protein, translating into MNNIIVYCELDEGRIADVSLELLTKGRSLANQLNCKLEALLIGENLTGFEKEIFPYGVDTVYLADDIRLSPYSTLPHTSIVVNLFREQQPQIALMGATTIGRDLGPRVSSALKSGLTADCTELEIGEHEDKKLGKVYKNLLYQIRPAFGGNIIATIINPDCRPQMATVREGVMKKEIVDPGYKGETVNLDVEKYVDDTAFVVKVIERHMETSKVNIKNSPVIISGGFGVGSAENFKLLHNLATLLGGEVGASRAAVDAGYAGHERQVGQTGVTVRPKLYIACGISGQIQHLAGMMESSIIISINNDPNAPINKIANYVITGRVENVIPKMIKYYKEHTK; encoded by the coding sequence ATGAATAATATTATCGTTTATTGCGAACTCGATGAAGGCAGGATTGCAGATGTAAGTCTGGAGCTTTTAACAAAGGGCCGCAGCCTCGCCAACCAGCTGAACTGTAAACTGGAAGCGCTTTTGATTGGTGAGAATCTGACAGGATTTGAAAAGGAAATTTTTCCTTATGGTGTTGATACGGTTTACCTGGCTGATGATATAAGACTTTCGCCTTATTCCACATTACCACATACATCCATCGTTGTTAATCTTTTCAGAGAACAGCAACCACAGATTGCTTTAATGGGTGCTACAACTATTGGCCGTGATCTCGGTCCACGTGTTTCATCTGCATTAAAAAGCGGGCTCACTGCAGATTGCACCGAACTGGAAATTGGCGAACACGAAGACAAAAAGCTCGGCAAGGTTTATAAGAATTTACTGTACCAGATTCGCCCAGCATTTGGCGGAAATATTATTGCTACCATTATTAACCCTGACTGCCGTCCGCAAATGGCAACTGTAAGAGAAGGTGTAATGAAGAAAGAAATTGTTGATCCCGGTTACAAAGGAGAAACAGTTAATCTTGATGTAGAAAAATATGTTGACGATACAGCCTTTGTAGTAAAAGTGATCGAACGTCATATGGAAACATCAAAAGTGAACATCAAAAATTCACCGGTGATTATTTCAGGTGGTTTCGGTGTAGGCTCTGCAGAAAACTTCAAACTCTTACACAATCTGGCAACCTTACTTGGTGGTGAAGTAGGTGCATCAAGAGCTGCTGTTGATGCAGGATATGCAGGTCACGAACGCCAGGTGGGACAGACCGGTGTTACGGTACGTCCGAAATTATATATCGCCTGCGGTATCTCAGGGCAAATTCAGCACCTCGCAGGAATGATGGAGTCAAGCATTATTATTTCAATCAATAATGATCCCAATGCACCCATCAATAAAATCGCCAACTATGTAATAACAGGAAGAGTGGAGAATGTAATTCCTAAAATGATTAAGTATTATAAAGAGCATACAAAATAA
- the hypD gene encoding hydrogenase formation protein HypD — translation MKYLSEYRDPELVHQFAEELHRITTKPWTIMEICGGQTHSLVKNGILEMLPKEITMVHGPGCPVCVTPIGIIDEAILLSEMTNVILCSFGDMLRVPGNKKSLLEAKAEGADVRILYSPLEAVTLAQQNPDKEVVFFAVGFETTAPANALSVVHAAKMNVHNYSILASHVLVPPAMEAILGDPENKIDAFLAAGHVCSIMGMEEYYPVAEKYQTPIVVTGFEPVDLLQGVLMAVHQLEKGMFEVENQYVRAVQREGNLIAQETIHEVFDIADRSWRGIGQIPNSGYELNDEYKRFNARIKFDLGETAVDGTNECISGEIMKGLKKPFQCPHFGKKCNPEHPLGAPMVSSEGACAAYYHYQGVEEEELTEAV, via the coding sequence ATGAAATATTTATCAGAATATCGTGACCCTGAGTTGGTGCACCAGTTTGCAGAAGAGCTGCACCGCATTACTACAAAACCATGGACCATTATGGAAATTTGCGGCGGGCAAACACATAGCCTGGTGAAGAATGGCATTCTTGAAATGCTGCCCAAAGAAATTACCATGGTACACGGACCGGGCTGTCCGGTTTGTGTTACACCCATTGGAATTATTGATGAAGCCATTCTGCTAAGTGAAATGACAAATGTGATCCTTTGTTCATTTGGTGATATGCTGCGTGTACCCGGCAACAAAAAAAGTTTGCTTGAAGCAAAAGCAGAAGGTGCTGATGTACGGATTCTTTATTCACCATTGGAAGCTGTAACACTTGCTCAACAAAATCCAGATAAAGAAGTGGTATTTTTTGCAGTAGGTTTTGAAACAACTGCTCCGGCAAATGCACTGAGTGTTGTGCATGCTGCTAAAATGAATGTACATAACTACAGTATCCTTGCATCGCATGTACTGGTGCCACCGGCAATGGAAGCAATACTTGGTGATCCTGAAAATAAAATTGATGCCTTTCTTGCCGCCGGTCATGTGTGCAGTATCATGGGCATGGAAGAATATTACCCGGTTGCTGAAAAATATCAAACGCCGATTGTTGTAACAGGTTTTGAACCAGTTGATTTATTGCAGGGAGTATTGATGGCTGTTCATCAGCTTGAAAAGGGAATGTTTGAAGTAGAGAATCAATATGTGCGTGCTGTACAGCGTGAAGGAAATTTGATTGCACAGGAAACCATTCATGAAGTGTTTGATATTGCCGACAGAAGCTGGCGTGGTATCGGACAAATTCCCAACAGCGGATATGAGCTGAATGATGAATACAAACGATTCAATGCACGTATTAAATTTGATCTTGGTGAAACAGCAGTTGACGGAACGAATGAATGCATCAGTGGAGAAATTATGAAAGGATTGAAGAAGCCTTTTCAATGTCCGCACTTTGGAAAAAAATGTAATCCCGAACATCCATTGGGTGCGCCAATGGTAAGCAGTGAAGGTGCATGTGCAGCTTATTATCATTACCAGGGAGTAGAAGAAGAAGAATTAACAGAAGCAGTATGA
- a CDS encoding HypC/HybG/HupF family hydrogenase formation chaperone: MCLAIPGKIISITAQLYETFRMGKVSFGGIMKEINLCMVPEAEVNDYVLVHVGVAISKVDEEEAHKTFEYLKQIGELEELKDKELNEVEKLHSTEAVLKPLKAHL, from the coding sequence ATGTGTTTAGCAATTCCGGGAAAAATTATTTCTATCACTGCTCAGCTCTATGAAACCTTCCGCATGGGAAAAGTTTCATTCGGCGGTATCATGAAAGAAATCAATCTCTGCATGGTACCCGAAGCAGAAGTAAATGATTATGTGCTGGTTCATGTGGGTGTTGCCATCAGTAAAGTAGATGAAGAAGAGGCACACAAAACTTTTGAATACTTAAAACAGATAGGAGAGTTAGAGGAACTGAAGGATAAAGAATTGAACGAAGTTGAAAAACTGCATTCAACAGAAGCTGTTTTAAAACCACTGAAAGCACATCTGTAA
- the hypF gene encoding carbamoyltransferase HypF, translated as MQSWHIHISGMVQGLGFRPYVYRLAEELKLKGTVSNSTNGVHITATAEEPLLKEFYKTLIDHPPANAIITHHDAGLIALQQFNEFSIRESEEHQHPELMITPDFGLCEECRSELFDQKNRRYHYPFITCTKCGPRYSIITSLPYDRPNTTMEEYEQCWQCREEYHNPLHRRYYSQTNSCEECGIPMHLYNNDGENVCNDYDCIFVMLKDALQNGHTIAVKGIGGYLLMADAANYFAINTLRERKQRPSKPLAVLYPSIQSVEKDVLVNEKEKEALQSIVAPIVLCQLKEKPTSGICADIIAPGLHKIGVMLPYSPLLALIAEQFNKPLIATSGNISGSPIIYNDDEALEYLGEVADFVLTYEREIVVPQDDSVMQFTPVHQQKIILRRSRGLAPNFYPVPFSDNETQIIAMGAELKSSFALFQNNRCYISQYLGDQGSYDAQLSYKHTLNHISRLLRFEADACIVDKHRGYSITETGKIMQLKMQFLLLKYSTMRHILQLY; from the coding sequence ATGCAGTCTTGGCATATTCATATCAGTGGAATGGTACAGGGTTTGGGCTTTCGTCCATATGTGTACCGTCTTGCTGAAGAACTGAAGCTGAAAGGAACTGTATCGAATTCAACAAACGGTGTACATATTACCGCTACGGCGGAAGAACCTCTGCTTAAAGAATTTTATAAAACTCTTATTGATCATCCTCCTGCCAATGCCATCATTACGCATCATGATGCTGGTTTAATTGCTTTGCAGCAGTTCAATGAATTCAGCATCCGTGAAAGTGAAGAACATCAGCATCCTGAATTAATGATCACTCCCGATTTTGGTTTGTGCGAAGAATGCAGAAGCGAATTGTTTGATCAAAAAAACCGTCGCTATCATTACCCCTTTATCACCTGTACTAAATGCGGCCCACGCTATTCCATTATTACTTCCTTGCCATACGACCGGCCCAATACAACAATGGAAGAGTATGAACAATGCTGGCAATGCAGGGAAGAATATCATAATCCTCTACACCGTCGGTATTACAGTCAAACAAATTCCTGTGAAGAGTGCGGCATTCCCATGCACTTATATAACAATGACGGTGAAAATGTGTGCAACGATTATGATTGCATTTTTGTAATGCTGAAAGATGCATTACAAAACGGACATACCATTGCAGTAAAAGGAATTGGTGGTTACCTGCTTATGGCCGATGCTGCCAATTATTTTGCCATCAATACCCTGCGTGAACGGAAACAGCGGCCTTCAAAACCCCTGGCGGTTTTATACCCTTCCATTCAATCGGTTGAAAAAGATGTGTTGGTGAATGAAAAAGAAAAAGAAGCATTGCAAAGTATTGTGGCTCCCATCGTATTATGTCAGCTAAAAGAAAAACCAACTTCTGGTATCTGTGCAGATATAATTGCTCCGGGTCTGCATAAAATTGGAGTAATGCTTCCCTATTCACCATTGCTGGCTTTAATTGCAGAACAGTTTAATAAACCATTGATTGCAACAAGCGGCAATATCAGCGGTTCGCCAATTATTTATAACGATGATGAAGCGCTTGAATATCTTGGAGAGGTTGCAGATTTTGTTTTAACCTACGAACGGGAAATTGTTGTACCGCAGGATGACAGCGTGATGCAGTTTACACCTGTTCATCAGCAAAAAATTATTCTGCGCCGTTCAAGAGGATTGGCACCGAATTTTTATCCTGTTCCATTTTCTGATAACGAGACACAAATCATTGCGATGGGTGCAGAATTGAAAAGCAGTTTTGCTCTCTTTCAAAATAACCGTTGTTATATCAGTCAGTACCTGGGCGACCAGGGAAGTTATGATGCACAGTTAAGCTATAAGCATACACTTAATCATATAAGCAGGTTGCTCCGTTTTGAAGCAGATGCCTGCATTGTTGATAAGCATCGCGGCTACTCCATAACAGAAACGGGAAAAATTATGCAGCTGAAAATGCAATTCCTCTTGTTGAAGTACAGCACCATGAGGCACATTTTGCAGCTGTATTAG
- the hypA gene encoding hydrogenase maturation nickel metallochaperone HypA — translation MHELSIVMSIIDIAEQQAKKANAVSVDEIELDIGELSGIEEQAFDFAWQQAVKDTVLNNAERVINKIPGEGLCMECDAAFPVHQLYDPCPVCGKHFISVQKGKELRVKSLVVT, via the coding sequence ATGCATGAGCTCTCCATTGTGATGAGCATCATTGATATTGCTGAACAGCAGGCTAAAAAAGCAAATGCTGTTTCAGTAGATGAAATTGAACTGGATATTGGCGAACTGAGTGGCATTGAAGAACAGGCTTTTGATTTTGCCTGGCAGCAGGCAGTAAAAGATACGGTACTCAACAATGCAGAAAGGGTAATTAATAAAATACCCGGCGAAGGTTTGTGTATGGAATGTGATGCCGCATTCCCCGTTCATCAGTTGTACGATCCCTGCCCTGTTTGCGGCAAACATTTCATCTCCGTACAAAAAGGAAAAGAATTAAGGGTAAAGTCGCTGGTCGTTACCTGA
- a CDS encoding hydrogenase small subunit has product MPTIAEKQMPTYYEEVVRKGYSRRDFAKFCAMMSAYMGLSQAGLGQVTEALKTKPRLPVVWLHFQECTCCSESFIRSSHPMVADILLDKISLDYTETLMAASGFQAEEALKNTMTKYKGQYILCVEGSVPVAADGVYCMIGGKTSMQILEEAAEGAAAIIAWGSCASNGCVQSAKPNPTSATPIHKLVKGKPIIKVPGCPPIGEVMAGVIVHYLTFGTIPELDRMGRPKAFYSKRVHDSCYRRPYYDAGLFVETFDDENSKKGYCLYKVGCKGPSTYNACGVMKWNNGTSFPIQSGHPCIGCSEENFWDNGRLYDRGSSFPGFGIEANTDTLGKVALGVTAAAIVGHAIATNVSKYKLIHKLEEEGKESEHELKS; this is encoded by the coding sequence ATGCCAACGATTGCCGAAAAACAAATGCCCACCTATTACGAAGAGGTGGTGCGAAAAGGGTATTCCCGAAGAGATTTTGCAAAATTCTGTGCTATGATGAGTGCCTATATGGGCTTAAGTCAGGCAGGTCTGGGGCAGGTTACCGAAGCATTGAAAACCAAGCCCCGTCTTCCTGTTGTATGGTTGCATTTCCAGGAATGTACCTGTTGCAGCGAAAGTTTTATCCGTTCCTCTCACCCAATGGTGGCTGATATTTTACTGGATAAGATTTCACTCGATTATACAGAAACCTTAATGGCAGCATCCGGCTTCCAGGCAGAAGAAGCATTAAAAAACACAATGACCAAATACAAAGGTCAATATATCTTATGTGTAGAAGGAAGTGTTCCAGTAGCTGCCGATGGTGTGTATTGTATGATTGGCGGAAAAACTTCTATGCAGATTCTGGAGGAAGCTGCAGAAGGTGCTGCTGCAATTATTGCATGGGGCAGTTGCGCAAGCAATGGCTGTGTGCAGTCAGCAAAACCAAATCCAACATCTGCAACTCCTATTCATAAACTGGTAAAAGGGAAGCCGATCATTAAAGTGCCCGGCTGTCCTCCGATTGGTGAAGTGATGGCAGGAGTAATTGTTCATTACTTAACCTTTGGAACAATTCCTGAATTAGACAGAATGGGAAGACCCAAAGCATTTTACAGCAAACGTGTTCATGATTCATGTTACCGTCGCCCGTATTATGATGCCGGTTTGTTTGTTGAAACATTTGATGACGAAAATTCCAAAAAAGGATATTGCTTATATAAAGTTGGTTGTAAAGGACCTTCCACCTACAATGCCTGCGGTGTAATGAAATGGAATAACGGAACAAGTTTCCCGATTCAATCAGGTCATCCCTGTATTGGTTGCAGCGAAGAAAATTTCTGGGATAACGGAAGATTGTACGATCGTGGCTCTTCGTTCCCCGGATTTGGTATTGAAGCCAATACTGACACATTAGGTAAAGTAGCATTAGGTGTAACTGCTGCTGCCATTGTCGGTCATGCTATCGCAACCAATGTGAGTAAGTATAAACTCATTCACAAGCTTGAAGAAGAAGGAAAAGAAAGCGAGCATGAATTAAAATCATAA
- a CDS encoding nickel-dependent hydrogenase large subunit, translating into MSKRIVVDPITRIEGHLRVEVDIENGKITDAYSSGTMVRLLEEILKGRDPRDAWAFVGRVCGVCTSTHSLTSVRTVEDALNITVPPNAELVRNIMHCVLYMHDHVVHFYHLHAMDWVDVVNALKADPKKTSELAQSISHWPKSSPGYFSDIQTRIKKFVESGQLGIFANGYWGHPAYKLPAEVNLIGLAHYLEALEWQKEIVKVQAIFGGKNPHPNYLVGGMACAIGLDDVSGINAERLAYVQQLIQQGKEFIEQVYIPDLMAVASFYKDWGAIGGGLGNYMVYGDLPTNGIRDTASYKFPAGAILNKDISKVYDVDLKKDDEVQEFITHSWYDYKEGKNKGLHPWKGESKINYTGPKPPFEHLDTSKEYSYLKTPRWKGNAMEVGPLARVLVGYARGKEEYKAVVDKTLKDLDVPITALFSTLGRTAARGLEAVLAAGWVQEFYDQLITNIKNGDTRMAEMTNFDPKTWPKSAMGVGHSEAPRGALAHWINIENEKIANYQLVVPTTWNASPRDHKGQMSAYEAALIDTPVAIENQPLEIIRTIHSFDPCMACSVHLYDEEGKTISRVSVLGD; encoded by the coding sequence ATGAGCAAAAGAATTGTTGTTGATCCAATTACAAGAATTGAAGGTCACTTACGTGTTGAAGTAGATATCGAAAACGGAAAGATAACTGATGCATACAGCAGTGGCACCATGGTTCGGTTGCTGGAAGAAATACTGAAAGGCCGTGACCCAAGAGATGCATGGGCTTTTGTTGGCCGTGTTTGCGGCGTATGTACATCCACACACTCTTTAACTTCTGTTCGTACGGTAGAAGATGCATTGAATATTACTGTTCCGCCGAATGCAGAACTGGTGCGTAATATTATGCATTGTGTATTATATATGCATGATCATGTTGTTCACTTCTATCATCTGCATGCAATGGACTGGGTGGATGTGGTGAATGCATTGAAAGCGGATCCAAAGAAAACCTCAGAGCTGGCACAAAGTATTTCTCATTGGCCAAAAAGTTCACCCGGTTATTTCAGTGATATTCAAACAAGGATTAAAAAGTTTGTTGAAAGCGGGCAACTGGGAATTTTTGCCAATGGTTATTGGGGGCATCCTGCTTATAAACTTCCTGCCGAAGTAAACCTCATTGGTCTAGCTCACTATCTCGAAGCATTGGAATGGCAGAAAGAAATTGTAAAAGTGCAGGCCATCTTTGGTGGTAAAAATCCACACCCGAATTATTTAGTGGGCGGTATGGCATGCGCTATTGGTTTGGATGATGTGAGTGGTATCAATGCAGAACGATTGGCTTATGTACAGCAACTCATTCAACAGGGGAAAGAATTTATTGAGCAGGTGTATATTCCCGATCTGATGGCTGTTGCATCTTTCTATAAAGACTGGGGAGCAATTGGTGGCGGCCTTGGAAACTATATGGTATATGGCGATCTGCCAACAAATGGCATCAGGGATACTGCAAGTTATAAATTTCCTGCAGGAGCAATCTTAAATAAAGACATCAGTAAAGTGTATGATGTTGATTTGAAAAAAGATGATGAAGTACAGGAATTCATTACACACTCCTGGTACGATTATAAAGAAGGAAAAAATAAAGGATTGCATCCTTGGAAAGGTGAAAGTAAAATTAATTATACCGGTCCAAAGCCCCCATTTGAACATTTAGATACATCAAAAGAATACAGCTATCTCAAAACTCCTAGATGGAAAGGCAATGCAATGGAAGTTGGTCCGCTTGCGAGAGTATTGGTTGGTTATGCAAGAGGAAAAGAAGAATACAAAGCAGTTGTTGATAAAACACTGAAAGATCTGGATGTTCCAATTACTGCATTGTTCTCCACCTTAGGCAGAACAGCTGCACGTGGACTGGAAGCAGTACTTGCTGCAGGATGGGTACAGGAATTTTATGATCAGTTAATCACCAATATTAAGAATGGCGATACACGTATGGCTGAGATGACAAATTTTGATCCGAAGACATGGCCAAAATCAGCAATGGGTGTAGGACATTCAGAAGCACCTCGTGGAGCACTGGCACACTGGATCAATATTGAAAATGAAAAAATTGCCAATTACCAGTTAGTGGTTCCTACAACATGGAATGCATCGCCAAGAGATCACAAGGGACAAATGTCGGCGTATGAAGCTGCATTGATTGATACACCGGTTGCAATAGAAAATCAACCGCTGGAAATTATCAGAACCATTCACAGCTTTGATCCCTGCATGGCCTGCAGTGTGCACCTGTATGATGAGGAAGGAAAAACCATCAGCAGGGTAAGTGTATTAGGCGATTAA
- the cybH gene encoding Ni/Fe-hydrogenase, b-type cytochrome subunit → MANKLLYIRRLRRVYVWELPVRVYHWINALVLLALIVTGFYIADPLALLSKQEANSKYTMGWFRYIHFAAAYLFFFNFIFRLYWGFVGNKYANWKQFIPTSKRFFKEMWTVFKIDILMLRKNGKQQEHLSVGHNALAGFIYFLTFIAFLVQCLTGFGLYASMASWWFPQMFAWVPAMLGGDILTRQLHHAAMWFFIIFVVIHVYLVFYHDYIEGRGEISSMGGGWKFIEEEVFEEDKHQTPNPEKAEVKPKA, encoded by the coding sequence ATGGCCAACAAATTATTATATATCAGAAGGCTTCGCAGAGTATATGTATGGGAACTGCCGGTGAGGGTGTATCACTGGATCAATGCACTGGTATTACTTGCCTTAATTGTTACCGGTTTTTATATCGCTGATCCGCTTGCATTGTTGAGCAAACAGGAGGCGAACTCAAAATACACAATGGGTTGGTTCCGCTATATTCATTTTGCAGCAGCGTATTTATTTTTCTTCAATTTTATTTTCAGGTTATACTGGGGTTTTGTTGGAAACAAATATGCCAACTGGAAACAGTTTATACCCACTTCAAAAAGGTTCTTTAAAGAAATGTGGACTGTTTTTAAAATTGACATTTTAATGTTGCGGAAAAACGGCAAACAACAGGAGCATTTAAGTGTAGGACATAATGCATTGGCAGGTTTTATTTACTTCCTAACCTTTATTGCATTTTTGGTACAGTGCTTAACAGGCTTTGGGTTATATGCATCAATGGCCAGCTGGTGGTTTCCGCAAATGTTTGCATGGGTGCCAGCAATGCTGGGTGGAGATATACTAACCCGTCAGCTGCATCATGCAGCCATGTGGTTTTTTATCATCTTTGTTGTTATACATGTATACCTTGTTTTCTATCATGATTATATTGAAGGTCGTGGCGAAATAAGCAGTATGGGTGGTGGATGGAAATTTATTGAAGAAGAAGTATTTGAAGAAGACAAACATCAAACACCCAATCCTGAAAAAGCAGAAGTAAAACCAAAAGCATGA
- a CDS encoding hydrogenase maturation protease, which produces MSEPKSILILGIGNYLMGDEGIGVHLAEQLTKEELPPNVSVLDGGTGGFHLLEYFEKHDIVILADATLDGNIPGTIRLIKPKFAKDFPQAMSTHDIGLKDMVSALQLLGTMPEIHLFVVSIESIQQQGIELTDDVRKILPQLKNQIRELVERLNKRQPVVMEV; this is translated from the coding sequence ATGAGTGAACCGAAATCAATACTTATTCTTGGAATTGGAAATTATTTAATGGGCGATGAAGGCATTGGTGTACATCTTGCTGAACAGTTAACAAAGGAAGAATTACCGCCAAATGTTTCAGTGCTTGATGGAGGTACCGGTGGCTTTCATTTACTGGAGTATTTTGAAAAGCATGATATTGTTATCCTCGCCGATGCAACACTCGATGGAAATATTCCCGGCACCATCCGATTAATTAAACCAAAATTTGCAAAAGATTTTCCGCAGGCAATGAGTACACATGATATCGGTTTAAAAGACATGGTGAGTGCTTTGCAATTATTAGGCACCATGCCTGAAATACATTTATTTGTTGTGAGTATAGAAAGTATACAGCAGCAGGGAATAGAATTAACTGACGATGTCAGAAAAATACTTCCTCAACTGAAAAACCAAATAAGAGAACTGGTTGAAAGACTCAACAAAAGGCAGCCGGTTGTAATGGAAGTATAG